A segment of the Flavobacteriales bacterium genome:
GGCCCGTGCTGTTTCTATTTCTTGTCCTTGTCCGAGAACGGGAATCCGAAAGCGGTGAGCAGGCTCTTGGCCTCCTCATCGGTATCGGCAGTGGTCACCACGGTGATGTCCATGCCTTGCATGCGCGTCACCTTGTCGATGTCGATCTCCGGGAAGATGATCTGCTCCTTCACGCCGAACGTGAAGTTGCCGCGGCCGTCGAAGCCGGAAGCCTTCACGCCGCGGAAGTCGCGGGTACGGGGAAGGCTCACCGCGATCAGGCGGTCGAGGAACTCATACATCCTGTCGCCGCGCAAGGTCACGCGCGCGCCGATGGGCATTCCTTTCCGCAGCTTGAAGTTGCTGATGTCCTTGCGTGATACGGTGGCCACGGCCTTCTGACCGGCGATGCTGGTCATCTCGGCCACGGCGTTCTCCACGACCTTCTTATCACCCACGGCGCTGCCCAGGCCCTGGTTGAGGGAGATCTTCACGATGCGGGGAACCTGCATGGGGCTGCTGTAGCCGTACTCCTTCTGGAGCGCGGGGGCCACCTCTGCGGTGTATTTGGCGCGTAGCCGGGGAACGTAGCTCATGGCTTAGGCCTTGTTTTTCTTGGTCTTCACGTAACGCTCCAGCTTGCCATCCTTATCCAGGCGACGGCCCACTCGGCCGGGTTCGCCGGTCTTAGCGTCGATCAGCATGAGATTGCTGATGTGGATCGGGCCCTCTTTGTCGACGATGCCGCCTTGCGGGCTGGCCGTGCTGGGCTTGCTGTGCTTCTTCTGGATGTTGCGGCCCTCGACGATGGCGGTCATGCGCTCGCGATTCACCTCGAGCACGCGGCCCTGCTTGGTGCGGTCCTCGCCGGCGAGCACCACCACCATGTCGCCTTTCTTGATGTGCGTCTTCTTCTGCATGGCTTAGAGTACTTCGGGGGCCAGGGAGATGATCTTCATGAATTTCTTCTCGCGCAGTTCCTTGGCCACAGGGCCGAAGATGCGCGTGCCCTTCATCTCGCCTGCGGCGTCGAGGATCACCACGGCGTTGTCGTCGAAGCGGATATAGGAGCCGTCCTTGCGGCGGGTCTCTTTGCTCGTGCGCACCACAACGGCCTTGTGCACGGTGCCCTTCTTGGCCTGTCCGTTGGGCATGGCATGCTTCACGGTGACCACGATGGTGTCTCCGATGCGCGCATAGCGGCGGGCGGTGCCGCCGAGCACGCGGATGCAGAGCACTTCCTTGGCGCCGCTGTTATCGGCCACGTTGAGTCGGGATTCCTGTTGGATCATGGCGGTCTGGGATTACTTGGCGCGCTCGATCACCTCCACCAGGCGCCAGCGCTTGAGCTTGCTGACCGGGCGGGTCTCCATGATGCGCACGGTGTCACCGATGTGGGCATCGCCCTTCTCATCATGCGCCATGAACTTGCTGGAGAGCTTCACGAACTTGCCGTACTTGGGGTGCATCACGCGCCGCTCCACGGTGACGGTGATGCTCTTGCTCATCTTATCGCTGGTGACCACGCCGATGCGCTCCTTGCGGAGGTTGCGGTCGGTGGCGGCTGCGTTGGTCTCGGTGCTCATTTGCCGGCTGTGTTGGCGAGCTCGCGCTTGCGGAGCTCAGTGAGGATGCGCGCTACTTCCTTGCGCTTGTGGCGCAGCTGCATCGGATTCTCGATGGGGCTCACGGTGTGGCTGAAGCGCAGCTTGGTGAGGCCATTGCGCTCCTCCTGCAGCTTGTCCTGCAGCTCCTGCACGGTGAGGTCGTTGAGTTCTAGTCCTTTCTTCTTCATGGCGCTCGCTTATTGGCCGTCGTAATCCTCGCGCATCACGAACTTGGTGGGGATCGGGAGCTTCTGGGCCGCCAGGCGCAGGGCTTCGGCCGCAGTGGCCTTGGGCACGCCATCCACCTCGAAGATGATCCGGCCGGCATGGCACACGGCCACCCAATGGTCCAGGGAGCCCTTGCCCTTACCCATGCGCACCTCCGCAGGTTTGCTGGTGACGGGCTTGTCCGGGAACACCTTGATCCACACCTGTCCTTCACGCTTCATGTAGCGCGTAAGGGCCACACGGGCAGCCTCGATCTGGCGGCTGGTGAGCCAAACGCTCTCCATAGCCTTCAGGCCGAAGGAGCCGAGGCTCACACGGTGACCGCGCTGGGCCTGCCCTTTCATGCGGCCCTTGTGCATATTGCGACGCTTGCTGCGCTTGGGTTGCAACATGGCTCTTAGTTGTTACGGTTATTTGCTCCACGACCCGCGCCGCCAGGGCCGCGGCGATCACCACCTCCACCGCCGAAGCGACGGTCTCCGCCCGGGCCGCGGCGGTCTCCGCCACGGCGCTCCGGGCGATCGCCGCCCATGCGAGGACCGGCAGCCCCTCCGCCCCTGGGTTGTCCCACATTGGGGCTCAGGTCGCGCTTGCCATATACTTCTCCGCGGCAGATCCAGCACTTCACCCCGATGCGGCCCATTTTGGTGTGCGCCTCGGTGATGGCGAAGTCGATGTCAGCGCGCAGGGTATGCAGTGGCACGCGGCCGTCGCGGTATTTCTCGGTGCGGGCGATCTCGGCGCCGTTGAGGCGGCCGCTCACCTGCAACTTGATGCCTTCAGCTCCCATGCGCATCGTGCTGGCCACGGCCATCTTCATGGCGCGGCGGAAGCTGATGCGGCCTTCGAGCTGGCGAGCGATGCTGTCAGCCACCAAGCGGGCATCGAGTTCCGGGCGCTTGATCTCGAAGATGTTGAGCTGCACGTCCTTGCCGGTGAGCTTCTTCATCTCCTCGCGGAGCTTGTCCACCTCAGCGCCGCCCTTGCCGATGATCACGCCGGGGCGCGCGGTGTTGATGGTGACGGTGACCAGCTTCAAGGTGCGCTCGATGACGATCTTGCTCACGCTGGCCTTCTTCAGACGGGCCATCAGGTAGGTGCGGATCTTCTCGTCCTCCACCAATTTCTCGGTGTAGTCGTTGCCGCCGTACCAATTGCTGTCCCAGCCCTTGATGAAGCCGAGGCGCTGCCCGATCGGATGTGCTTTCTGTCCCATAGGTTCTTGTTCTCGGCTTAGGCTTCGGTGCTATCGACGATGAGGCTCACGTGGTTGCTGCGCTTCTTCATGCGGTAAGCGCGGCCTTGCGGCGCGGGCAGCATGCGCTTGAGCCCGCGGGCCTCGTTCACTTGGACGCTGGTCACTTTCAGCGCGGCTTCATCGGCCTTACGGCCTTCGTTCTTGGCCTCCCAGTTTGCGATGGCGCTCATCAGGAGCTTCTCCAGGTCCCGGCTGCTGTGGCGGGTGCTGAAGCGCAGGATGCCCAGTGCCTTGTCCACGTTCTCACCGCGGATCAGGTCGGCCACCTGCCGCATGCGGCGGGTGCTGGTGGGCACATTGCGCAGGTGCGCGATGGCCACGGTCTTCATGGCCTCCTTGCGGGCCTTGGCGGCGAGGTGCTTACGCTGTCCCATGGCTTAGTTGCTCTTATTGCCGCTGTGTCCACGGAAGGTTCGCGTGGGGGCGAATTCGCCCAGCTTGTGGCCCACCATGTTCTCGGTCACATAGACCGGAATGAACTTGTTGCCATTGTGCACGGCGATGGTGAGGCCCACGAATTCGGGGCTGATCGTGCTGGCGCGCGACCAGGTCTTGATCACGTTCTTCTTGCCCGAGGCCTGCGCCTCGCCTACCCGCTTGGAGAGCTTGTAGTGGATGAACGGCGGTTTCTTGAGTGAACGGCTCATGATCTATGCTTGGAACTAGGCGCCCTTCTTGGCGTTGATGCGTTCGAGGATGAAACGGTTGCTGCGGTTCTTCGGCGCGCGGGTCTTCTTACCCTTGGCCAACAGGCCTTTCCGGCTGCGCGGATGACCGCCGGAGGCACGACCCTCGCCGCCACCCATCGGGTGATCAACCGGATTCATTGCCACGGCGCGCGTGCGCGGGCGCCGGCCCTGCCAGCGGCTGCGGCCGGCCTTGCCGCTCTTCTGCAGCATGTGCTCGCCGTTGCCCACGGTGCCCACGGTGGCCAGGCACGATACGAGCACCATGCGCAACTCGCCGCTCGGCATCTTCAGCGTGGCATAGCGGCCCTCACGTGCGCTGAGCTGCGCGAAGGTCCCCGCGCTGCGTGCGATGGACCCGCCCTTGCCGGGCTGCAGTTCCACGTTGTGCACCACGGTGCCCAAAGGAATCTCACTCAGCGGGAGTGCGTTGCCCACTTCGGGCGCTACACCGCTGCGGCCGCTCAGGAGCACCTGCCCGACCTGCAGGCCGGTGGGCGCCAGGATGTAGCGCTTCTCGCCATCGGCGTAGTTGAGCAGGGCGATGCGCGCGCTGCGGTTCGGGTCGTATTCGATGGTCTTCACCGTGGCCGGGATGCCATGCTTGTCGCGCTTCACATCCACGATGCGGTAGCGCTGCTTGTGGCCGCCGCCGATGTAGCGCATGGTCATCTTGCCCTGATTGTTGCGGCCACCGGACTTATTGGCGCCGCTGGTCAGGGACTTCTCGGGCACGTTGGTGGTCACGCCCTCGAAGTCGGTGATCACGCGGTGGCGCGTGCCGGCGGTAACGGGGTTGAGCTTGCGGATACCCATGGCTTAGATGCTGCTGTAGAGGTCGATGGTCTCACCGGCTTTCACGGTGACGATGGCCTTCTTCACGGCGGGAGTGCGGCCGCGCAGGATCAGGCTCTTGGTGTAGCGCGTGCGGCGCTTGCCGTGGCTGATCATGGTGCGCACGCCGGTCACGGTGACGTTGTACTCCTTCTCCACGGCCTGCTTGATCTGCACCTTGTTGCTGGTGCGGTCAACCACGAAGCCATAGCGGTTCTCCTTCTCGCCCTGGGCCGTGAGCTTTTCCGTGACGATCGGTCGGATGATGATCTGGCTCATGGCTTACTTGGTAAGGATTGCCTCCAACGGGGCGATCGCGTCCTTGGCGATGATCAGTCCGTTGGCGTTCATGATATCGTAGGTGCTGAGCTCGCTGGCCACCACCACACGTGCGCGCTGCAGGTTGCGGCTGCTGAGGAGCAGGTTCTCGTCCTTGGAGGGCACCACCAGCACGGCTTTGCGCGCGCCGAGTTCAAAGGCCTTGAGAAGGGCTGCGAATTCACTGGTTTTAGGGGCGCTCATCGCGGCACTGTCAAGCACTTTGATGGCGCCGTCCTTGGCCTTGTAGGTGAGGGCGCTGCGACGGGCCAGGTCCTTCACCTTCTTGTTCAGCTTGAAGTGGTAATCGCGCGGCTTTGGGCCGAAAACACGGGCGCCACCTGGGAAGAGCGGGCTCTTGATGGAGCCTTTGCGGCTGCCGCCGGTGCCCTTCTGCCGATGCAGCTTCTTGCTGCTGCCGCTCACCTCGCTCTTCTCGAGCGTCTTGGCGGTGCCTTGGCGCTTGTTGGCCAGGTGCTGCTTCACGTCCAGCCAGATGGCGTGGTCGTTGGGCTGCTCGATGGCGAACACCGCATCGTTCAGCTTGGCCCTTTTGCCGGTGGACTTTCCGTCCTTGCTGTAGATCTCGATTTCCATCTTACTTCCAGATGATCACGTAACTGCCCTTGGCACCGGGAACGGTGCCCTTGAGCAGCAACAGGTTCTTGGTCGCGTCCACCTTCACCACCTTGAGGTTCTCGGTGGTGATCTTGTTGCCGCCGGTGCGGCCGGCCATGCGCATGCCCTTGAACACGCGGCTGGGGTACGAGCTCCCGCCGAGCGATCCCGGTGCGCGGCTGCGGTCGTGCTGGCCGTGGGTGGCCTCACCCACGCCGCTGAATCCGTGGCGCTTCACCACGCCTTGGAAGCCCTTGCCCTTGCTGTTGCCGGTAACGGTCACGAAGCTGCCTTCCTCGAAGAGGTCAACGCCCACGGTATCGCCCAGCTTCAGCTCGGTCTCGAACTCCTTGAACTCGTGCGCCTTCACCTTGGGGGTGGTGTTGGCCTTCTTGTAGTGGCCCATTTCCGCAGCGTTCGAGCTCTTGGCGCGACGCTCGCCGTAGGCCAGTTGCACGGCCTGGTAGCCGTCCTTCTCTTGGGTCTTCACGTGGCTGACCACGTTGGGCGCAGCCTCGATCACGGTGCAAGCCACAAGGCTGCCGTCCGTATCGAACAGGCTTGTCATCCCGATTTTCTTTCCGATCAATCCGCTCATGGCTGCTGTTGTTGAGTCGAGAACTGCTATTGGCTATGGTTCCCGGTCAGACTTTGATCTCCACCTCCACGCCGCTGGGGAGCTCCAGCTTCATCAGGGCATCAATGGTCTTGCTCGACGAGCTGTAGATGTCCATCATGCGCTTATAGCTGCACAGTTGGAATTGCTCACGGGCCTTCTTGTTCACGTGCGGGCTGCGCAGCACGGTGAAGGAGCGCTTGTGGGTGGGCAGGGGAATGGGGCCGCTCACCACGGCGCCGGTGGTCTTCACCGTCTTCACGATCTTCTCCGCGCTCTTATCGACCAGGTTGTGGTCGTAGGATTTGAGCTTGATCCGGATCTTCTGGGTCATCTGGCTTGCCGTGTTAGGCTGACACTTTTCCACGCACCTTGGCCAGCACGGCCTCGGTGATGTTGTTGGGGGCGGGCACGTAGTGGCTGAATTCCATGGTGCTGCTGGCGCGGCCGCTCGAGAGCGTGCGCAGCGAGGTCACATAGCCGAACATCTCGCTCAGCGGCACGGTGCCCTTGATGGCCTTGGCCCCCGAGCGGTCTTCCATGCCCATGATGGTGCCGCGGCGACGGTTCAGGTCACCGACGATATCGCCCATGTTCTCTTCCGGCGTGATCACTTCGATCTTCATGATCGGCTCCATGAGCACCGGCTTGCACTTGGGCACGGCGGTGCGGAATGCGGCCTTCGCGCAGATCTCGAAGCTGAGGGCATCGGAGTCCACGTTGTGGAAGGAGCCGTCATAGAGCGTCACCTTCAGGCTCTCCATCGGGAAGCCCGCGAGCACGCCGTTCTTCAAGGAAGCCTCGAAACCCTTGGATACGGGTCCGATGAATTCCTTGGGAATCGCACCGCCCTTGATCTCATCGATGAACTCGAGGCCCAGCTTGGCTGGATCGGTCTGCGGCTCGATGCGCACATGGATGTCGGCGAATTTGCCCCGGCCGCCTGTCTGCTTCTTGTAAAGCTCGCGGTGCTCCACCGATCCGGTGATGGCCTCCTTGTACTTCACCTGAGGCGCGCCCTGGTTGCATTCCACTTTGAACTCGCGCTTCATGCGGTCCACCAGGATCTCCAGGTGCAGTTCGCCCATGCCGCTGATCACGGTCTGGCCGGTCTCTTCGTCGGTGTGCACCTTGAAGGTGGGGTCCTCCTCGGCCAGCTTGGCCAAAGCCGCGCCCATCTTGTCCAGGTCGGCTTGGGTCTTGGGCTCCACCGCGATACCGATCACGGGCTCGGGGAAGCTCATGCTCTCGAGGATGATCGGGTTGTTCTCGTCACAAAGCGTATCGCCCGTGCGGATGTCCTTGAAGCCCACTGCAGCGCCGATATCGCCGGCTTCGATGCGCTCTACCGGGTTCTGCTTGTTGGAGTGCATCTGGAAGATGCGGCTGATGCGCTCCTTCTTGCCGCTCCGGGTGTTCTGCACATAGCTGCCTGCCTCGAGCACGCCGCTGTACGCCCGGAAGAAGGCCAGGCGGCCCACGAAGGGGTCCGTGGCGATCTTGAAGGCCAGACCGGCGAAGGGCTCATCGGGGTCCGGCTTGCGGATCACTTCCTGATCCGTGTCGGGGTTGATTCCGGTCACCGCGTCGATGTCAACCGGGCTGGGCAGGTAGGCCATCACCGCATCGAGCATGGTCTGCACCCCCTTGTTCTTGAAGGCGCTGCCGCAAAGGATCGGCGTGATGCTCATGCTGATCGTGCTCTTGCGGATGGCGTTCATGATCTCCGCTTCGGTGAGCGAGTCGGGATCGCTGAAGTACTTCTCCATCAAAGAGTCGTCGCTCTCGGCAACGGCCTCAATGAGCTTGTCGCGCCACTCCTTCACCGTTTCGGTGAGATCCGCGGGAATGGGGATCTCGTTCCAGGTCATGCCCTGGTCCGCCTCGTTCCAAACCATCGCGCGGTTGTTGATCAGGTCAACCACGCCCTTGAAATCGGCTTCTGCCCCGATCGGCACCTGCAACGGAACCGGGTTGGCGCCCAAGCGCTCACGGATCTGCGACACTACGTTGAAGAAGTCGGCCCCGCTGCGGTCCATCTTGTTCACGAATCCGATGCGCGGCACCTTGTACTTGTTGGCCTGACGCCAT
Coding sequences within it:
- the rplE gene encoding 50S ribosomal protein L5, which codes for MSYVPRLRAKYTAEVAPALQKEYGYSSPMQVPRIVKISLNQGLGSAVGDKKVVENAVAEMTSIAGQKAVATVSRKDISNFKLRKGMPIGARVTLRGDRMYEFLDRLIAVSLPRTRDFRGVKASGFDGRGNFTFGVKEQIIFPEIDIDKVTRMQGMDITVVTTADTDEEAKSLLTAFGFPFSDKDKK
- the rplX gene encoding 50S ribosomal protein L24, translated to MQKKTHIKKGDMVVVLAGEDRTKQGRVLEVNRERMTAIVEGRNIQKKHSKPSTASPQGGIVDKEGPIHISNLMLIDAKTGEPGRVGRRLDKDGKLERYVKTKKNKA
- the rplN gene encoding 50S ribosomal protein L14, encoding MIQQESRLNVADNSGAKEVLCIRVLGGTARRYARIGDTIVVTVKHAMPNGQAKKGTVHKAVVVRTSKETRRKDGSYIRFDDNAVVILDAAGEMKGTRIFGPVAKELREKKFMKIISLAPEVL
- the rpsQ gene encoding 30S ribosomal protein S17, coding for MSTETNAAATDRNLRKERIGVVTSDKMSKSITVTVERRVMHPKYGKFVKLSSKFMAHDEKGDAHIGDTVRIMETRPVSKLKRWRLVEVIERAK
- the rpmC gene encoding 50S ribosomal protein L29; its protein translation is MKKKGLELNDLTVQELQDKLQEERNGLTKLRFSHTVSPIENPMQLRHKRKEVARILTELRKRELANTAGK
- the rplP gene encoding 50S ribosomal protein L16, with amino-acid sequence MLQPKRSKRRNMHKGRMKGQAQRGHRVSLGSFGLKAMESVWLTSRQIEAARVALTRYMKREGQVWIKVFPDKPVTSKPAEVRMGKGKGSLDHWVAVCHAGRIIFEVDGVPKATAAEALRLAAQKLPIPTKFVMREDYDGQ
- the rpsC gene encoding 30S ribosomal protein S3 translates to MGQKAHPIGQRLGFIKGWDSNWYGGNDYTEKLVEDEKIRTYLMARLKKASVSKIVIERTLKLVTVTINTARPGVIIGKGGAEVDKLREEMKKLTGKDVQLNIFEIKRPELDARLVADSIARQLEGRISFRRAMKMAVASTMRMGAEGIKLQVSGRLNGAEIARTEKYRDGRVPLHTLRADIDFAITEAHTKMGRIGVKCWICRGEVYGKRDLSPNVGQPRGGGAAGPRMGGDRPERRGGDRRGPGGDRRFGGGGGDRRGPGGAGRGANNRNN
- the rplV gene encoding 50S ribosomal protein L22, with the translated sequence MGQRKHLAAKARKEAMKTVAIAHLRNVPTSTRRMRQVADLIRGENVDKALGILRFSTRHSSRDLEKLLMSAIANWEAKNEGRKADEAALKVTSVQVNEARGLKRMLPAPQGRAYRMKKRSNHVSLIVDSTEA
- the rpsS gene encoding 30S ribosomal protein S19, producing the protein MSRSLKKPPFIHYKLSKRVGEAQASGKKNVIKTWSRASTISPEFVGLTIAVHNGNKFIPVYVTENMVGHKLGEFAPTRTFRGHSGNKSN
- the rplB gene encoding 50S ribosomal protein L2 → MGIRKLNPVTAGTRHRVITDFEGVTTNVPEKSLTSGANKSGGRNNQGKMTMRYIGGGHKQRYRIVDVKRDKHGIPATVKTIEYDPNRSARIALLNYADGEKRYILAPTGLQVGQVLLSGRSGVAPEVGNALPLSEIPLGTVVHNVELQPGKGGSIARSAGTFAQLSAREGRYATLKMPSGELRMVLVSCLATVGTVGNGEHMLQKSGKAGRSRWQGRRPRTRAVAMNPVDHPMGGGEGRASGGHPRSRKGLLAKGKKTRAPKNRSNRFILERINAKKGA
- the rplW gene encoding 50S ribosomal protein L23, encoding MSQIIIRPIVTEKLTAQGEKENRYGFVVDRTSNKVQIKQAVEKEYNVTVTGVRTMISHGKRRTRYTKSLILRGRTPAVKKAIVTVKAGETIDLYSSI
- the rplD gene encoding 50S ribosomal protein L4 encodes the protein MEIEIYSKDGKSTGKRAKLNDAVFAIEQPNDHAIWLDVKQHLANKRQGTAKTLEKSEVSGSSKKLHRQKGTGGSRKGSIKSPLFPGGARVFGPKPRDYHFKLNKKVKDLARRSALTYKAKDGAIKVLDSAAMSAPKTSEFAALLKAFELGARKAVLVVPSKDENLLLSSRNLQRARVVVASELSTYDIMNANGLIIAKDAIAPLEAILTK
- the rplC gene encoding 50S ribosomal protein L3; amino-acid sequence: MSGLIGKKIGMTSLFDTDGSLVACTVIEAAPNVVSHVKTQEKDGYQAVQLAYGERRAKSSNAAEMGHYKKANTTPKVKAHEFKEFETELKLGDTVGVDLFEEGSFVTVTGNSKGKGFQGVVKRHGFSGVGEATHGQHDRSRAPGSLGGSSYPSRVFKGMRMAGRTGGNKITTENLKVVKVDATKNLLLLKGTVPGAKGSYVIIWK
- the rpsJ gene encoding 30S ribosomal protein S10, which produces MTQKIRIKLKSYDHNLVDKSAEKIVKTVKTTGAVVSGPIPLPTHKRSFTVLRSPHVNKKAREQFQLCSYKRMMDIYSSSSKTIDALMKLELPSGVEVEIKV
- the fusA gene encoding elongation factor G — encoded protein: MAKRDLTYTRNIGIMAHIDAGKTTTSERILYYTGLVHKIGEVHDGAATMDWMEQEQERGITITSAATTTSWNYRDNKYKINLIDTPGHVDFTVEVERSLRVLDGAVALFCAVGGVEPQSETVWRQANKYKVPRIGFVNKMDRSGADFFNVVSQIRERLGANPVPLQVPIGAEADFKGVVDLINNRAMVWNEADQGMTWNEIPIPADLTETVKEWRDKLIEAVAESDDSLMEKYFSDPDSLTEAEIMNAIRKSTISMSITPILCGSAFKNKGVQTMLDAVMAYLPSPVDIDAVTGINPDTDQEVIRKPDPDEPFAGLAFKIATDPFVGRLAFFRAYSGVLEAGSYVQNTRSGKKERISRIFQMHSNKQNPVERIEAGDIGAAVGFKDIRTGDTLCDENNPIILESMSFPEPVIGIAVEPKTQADLDKMGAALAKLAEEDPTFKVHTDEETGQTVISGMGELHLEILVDRMKREFKVECNQGAPQVKYKEAITGSVEHRELYKKQTGGRGKFADIHVRIEPQTDPAKLGLEFIDEIKGGAIPKEFIGPVSKGFEASLKNGVLAGFPMESLKVTLYDGSFHNVDSDALSFEICAKAAFRTAVPKCKPVLMEPIMKIEVITPEENMGDIVGDLNRRRGTIMGMEDRSGAKAIKGTVPLSEMFGYVTSLRTLSSGRASSTMEFSHYVPAPNNITEAVLAKVRGKVSA